ATCATCCTGAAAAAACAACAAAGTATCTTGAAAATTTTTCTCACATACAAGACAAAATTCCGCATTTTCAGGATTTCCAACACCACATTCAGGGCAAATCAAAGTATAATCCATCAATTCCGGATCTTTTTTGTGCATGGATATATTATATGTTTTTAAAAATAAAAAGATTGAGTATAGCCCTCTTCTATTATGATTTAAATTAAAAAAATTTTAAATCCAAATGTATATAACTATAACAATTGTTATAATAATGATATCAAATCTATGGGGAGTTACATGAAAATCGGATATTTGTCAACAGTATATCACACCTCACTTTTAATCAAAAACATGACTAAATCTATCAATGACGAAAATCTTGAATGGGAACTATTTCCAACCGGACCGGCCATGATAAATGCATTTTTTGCAGAAAAAATAGATCTAGGGTATATAGGTCTTCCACCAGTAATGATAGGAATAGATAATGGATTAAAAGTTAAATGTATTGCTGGTGGGCATGTAGAGGGAACTGTATTAGTAGCACCATCCCCCTATCAAACATATCATGACCTGGTTGAAGAAAAAGACGGAATTCTCAAAGAAGAAGTTTTTAATAAATTAATTTCTCAATTTAAAGGAAAAACAATAGGTGTTCCATCAAAAGGATGCATCCATGATGTAATATTAAGGAAAATATCAGCAAAATATTCAATTAAAATAAAGAATTACAGATGGGCAGATTTAATACCTTATGCTTTGGAAGAAGGCGAAATCGACGCAGGAGTAGGAACTCCCGCTATGGCAGTGGCAGCCAAAAAAATTGCTAATACTCAGGTAATAATGCCCCCAAAATGTTTATGGGCTAATAATCCCAGTTATGGGATAGTAGTAAAGGAAGAAATCATGAAAGAAAAAAAAGAATTCTTGAAAGATTTTTTAATAATTCACGAAAAAATGTCCCGAATGATAAATGAAACCCCTGAAAAAGTAGCGAAAATTGTTTCACAAGAATTAGGATTAGATGATGATTTTGCTTTAAAAACATTCAAAATATCAGCAAAATATTGTGCTAGCTTGCCCAATGAATTTATAGAATCCACAATGAAATTCATAGAACCCCTTAAACAATTAGGTTATTTAAATTCAGATTTAAGATTTGAAGACATATTTTACACAGAATTAATAGAAAAAATTCACCCTCAGAGTCCACATTACTAAAAAAAAACCTACTCAAAAAGCAATCAATTCTATTCTAATCCTCTTCAATTTATAAAGAGTAAAAAGAACAACATTTAAAAGCTTATTTACCATAATTAAGAATTAGTTTTAATTATTGAATGGGGACTAATATGAATTTAGATGATGGGAAGACAGTGATAAATCGTATTAAAGAAAAATTAAGTGGTGATAGTGAAGCTTCTGTGATGTATCTTCATGCAGCAGTAGCATTAATTGGTAGTATTTCTATTCTATTAACCCTGGAATATGAAGTGCTGAATTTATCCGAAGCCCACCATACATTTATTGTACTGGTGGAAAAGACATGTGTTATTATTGTGATAGCATATGTGGTTACCCGCCTTAAATTTTTCAAAGAGGTTCTGGAAAAGAAATTTACATTAACTAACCAGATAGTTCTTATAGTTATTTTTGGGTTGATCTCTATTTTTGGAACGTATTCTGGAATTGATATCTTCGGTGCCCATGCCAATGTAAGGGATTTAGGTCCTATGGTAGCGGGATTGGTAGGAGGTCCTGTGCTAGGTATCGGTTCTGCATTAATTGGGTCCCTGCATAGAATATTATTAGGCGGTTTTACAGTTGTACCCTGCACTATTGCAACTCTACTCTCAGGAACCCTAGCCGGATTAATCTATTATTTAAACAAAGGTAAATTCATCGGTATTCTCGGAGCAGTTGTTTTTGCTTCATTAATGGAAGTACTGCACATGCTCCTTACTTTATTACTTGCAACCCCGTATACTCAGGCTGTGGAAGTTGTAGAAATTGTAAGTGGTCCCATGATCTTCGCCAATGCTCTGGGAATGTTAATTTTTGCATTTATGATTTCAAACCAGTTAAGAGAATTAAAAACCGTCAGGGAACGGGATGAATATCACGATGAATTAGAAAGGAAAAAGCACGAATTAGAACTTGCAGGTAAAATACAAAATAGTTTTTTGCCGGAAAATATCCCTCATATGGATGATTTTGAAGTAGATATATTAAATATATCATCCAAAGAAGCCAGCAGTGATTTTTTCGATTTCATACCCATTAATGATAAAAAAGTAGGGCTTACCATTGCCAATGTGTTTGGAGAAAGTTTCCCTACAACTCTCTTAATGGCACTATCCAAAACAATAATGAGAAACGAAGCACCTCATAAAAACCCTAATCTTTTACTGGATTATCTTAATCGTTTAATTTCACCGGATATAAGTTCTGAGATCAAAATAACCATATTATATGGAATATTAGATCTAAAAAACAGGATTTTTTCATATTCCAATGCAGCTCATCGCCCACCCATACTATTCCAATCTTCTGAAAATAAGGTGAAAAAGTTACATCAGGATGATGAAATTTTAGGTAAAATGCAGGAATTGAATCTTAAAACCTACCAAATAGAGTTAAAAAAGGGTGACGGATTAATATTCTATACAGATGGCCTTTTAAAATTATTTAATAAAGATAATAGTATGGCCATGAATAATTTAATGTCATTTATCCATGAAAATCAGAATATAAATCATGAAAACTTAATAAAAAAAATTAAAGACCATATAGATGGATTACTGGAAGAAACTCCCCTAAAAGACAACATAATAATGATAATTATCACCGCAAAAAAAGATTAAAAGGTTGAATGCGAATAAAATGAAATGAAGATAGATAAGTAATTTTTTTAAAAAGGAAAGTGTGAATTAAAGGTTTGAATGGTTTGCAAAAAATTGAAAGATGACTATTTAACTAATATCCTCAAT
The nucleotide sequence above comes from Methanobacterium alcaliphilum. Encoded proteins:
- a CDS encoding PP2C family protein-serine/threonine phosphatase; the protein is MNLDDGKTVINRIKEKLSGDSEASVMYLHAAVALIGSISILLTLEYEVLNLSEAHHTFIVLVEKTCVIIVIAYVVTRLKFFKEVLEKKFTLTNQIVLIVIFGLISIFGTYSGIDIFGAHANVRDLGPMVAGLVGGPVLGIGSALIGSLHRILLGGFTVVPCTIATLLSGTLAGLIYYLNKGKFIGILGAVVFASLMEVLHMLLTLLLATPYTQAVEVVEIVSGPMIFANALGMLIFAFMISNQLRELKTVRERDEYHDELERKKHELELAGKIQNSFLPENIPHMDDFEVDILNISSKEASSDFFDFIPINDKKVGLTIANVFGESFPTTLLMALSKTIMRNEAPHKNPNLLLDYLNRLISPDISSEIKITILYGILDLKNRIFSYSNAAHRPPILFQSSENKVKKLHQDDEILGKMQELNLKTYQIELKKGDGLIFYTDGLLKLFNKDNSMAMNNLMSFIHENQNINHENLIKKIKDHIDGLLEETPLKDNIIMIIITAKKD
- a CDS encoding ABC transporter substrate-binding protein, which gives rise to MKIGYLSTVYHTSLLIKNMTKSINDENLEWELFPTGPAMINAFFAEKIDLGYIGLPPVMIGIDNGLKVKCIAGGHVEGTVLVAPSPYQTYHDLVEEKDGILKEEVFNKLISQFKGKTIGVPSKGCIHDVILRKISAKYSIKIKNYRWADLIPYALEEGEIDAGVGTPAMAVAAKKIANTQVIMPPKCLWANNPSYGIVVKEEIMKEKKEFLKDFLIIHEKMSRMINETPEKVAKIVSQELGLDDDFALKTFKISAKYCASLPNEFIESTMKFIEPLKQLGYLNSDLRFEDIFYTELIEKIHPQSPHY